In Streptomyces sp. DG2A-72, one genomic interval encodes:
- a CDS encoding DUF397 domain-containing protein, with translation MKRSEHTIPDASALTAWRKSSYSGGSSDSCLEVNDTARPTHVPIRDSKTPTGPAIIFSAPVWSAFVTSLGRTTP, from the coding sequence GAAGCGCAGCGAGCACACCATCCCTGACGCCTCGGCACTGACCGCCTGGCGCAAGTCCAGCTACAGCGGCGGCAGCAGTGACTCGTGCCTCGAAGTGAACGACACCGCCCGCCCCACACACGTCCCCATCCGCGACAGCAAGACCCCCACCGGCCCAGCGATCATCTTCTCCGCCCCCGTCTGGTCCGCCTTCGTCACTTCGCTCGGTCGAACCACCCCGTAG
- a CDS encoding DUF2975 domain-containing protein, translating into MGKLTVGALRAVLVVVLVGTVFVQAGMVWALVSGSDPEDGSLPLTPLRVITILGMVSVQVALVCVWRLVAMVRRGTVFSHAAFRYVDGVIGAIVAAALVWFAVTAINAPGQRDDPGVTVIMGGIGVGILGVALIVLVLRMLLAQAVTRDVEAAQMQAELDEVI; encoded by the coding sequence ATGGGAAAGCTGACCGTGGGTGCGCTGCGCGCCGTGCTCGTGGTGGTGCTCGTCGGCACCGTGTTCGTACAGGCAGGAATGGTGTGGGCGTTGGTCAGCGGGAGCGACCCGGAGGACGGGTCGCTCCCGCTGACCCCACTGCGCGTGATCACGATCCTGGGCATGGTGTCGGTCCAGGTCGCCCTGGTCTGCGTATGGCGACTGGTGGCGATGGTGCGACGCGGAACCGTGTTCTCCCACGCCGCCTTCCGCTACGTGGACGGCGTGATCGGCGCGATCGTGGCGGCTGCCCTCGTGTGGTTCGCGGTCACGGCCATCAATGCGCCGGGCCAGCGGGACGACCCGGGCGTCACCGTCATCATGGGCGGGATTGGCGTGGGGATCCTGGGGGTCGCGCTCATCGTGCTCGTGCTGCGGATGCTGCTCGCCCAGGCCGTTACACGCGACGTCGAAGCGGCGCAGATGCAGGCCGAGTTGGACGAGGTGATCTGA
- a CDS encoding helix-turn-helix transcriptional regulator yields MPIAVDIDVMLARRKMSVGDLADRVGITPANLAVLKNGRAKAVRFATLAALCEVLKCQPGDLLRWEPEDTADE; encoded by the coding sequence ATGCCGATCGCCGTCGACATCGACGTGATGCTGGCCAGGCGGAAGATGTCCGTGGGAGACCTCGCGGACCGCGTAGGGATCACGCCCGCCAACCTGGCAGTACTCAAGAACGGCCGCGCCAAGGCGGTGCGCTTCGCGACGCTCGCCGCGCTCTGCGAGGTGCTCAAGTGCCAGCCGGGCGACCTGCTGCGCTGGGAGCCCGAGGACACCGCGGACGAATGA
- a CDS encoding ISAs1 family transposase: protein MPEEIPDLLERLAEVPDPRDPRGVRHALVVMLALTACAVLAGASSLLAVGEWITDAPPPVLERLGVRPDPLSPKWCLPAEATVRRLLGRIDGNALDRAVGRWLADRRAGADGQLHAVAVDGKTLRGAARATGRKIHLLAACDHLPGPVLAQLDVGEKNNEIPCFQPLLETLADLAGVVVTSDAMHTQREHASYLLGRGAHYIVIAKGNQKKLHKQLKSLPWKQIPLQGRTRDTGHGRGEIRRIKVCTVNSLLFPGARQAVQLKRRRVDRKTGKVSIKTVYAVTSLTAEQATPAGLARLIRNHWKIEALHHIRDVTLAEDASQLRTGSAPRAMATWRNLAIGALRLAGKGSIAAGLRHNSRDAGRPLVLLGLT from the coding sequence GTGCCCGAGGAGATCCCGGACCTGCTGGAGCGCCTGGCCGAGGTGCCCGACCCTCGCGATCCGCGCGGCGTACGGCACGCACTGGTCGTCATGCTTGCGCTGACCGCGTGCGCGGTTCTGGCCGGAGCGTCCTCCCTGCTGGCGGTGGGCGAGTGGATCACCGACGCCCCGCCGCCCGTCCTGGAGCGCCTTGGCGTACGGCCCGATCCGCTGTCCCCGAAGTGGTGCCTGCCGGCGGAGGCGACGGTGCGGCGGCTGCTGGGCCGCATCGACGGCAACGCGCTGGACCGGGCGGTGGGCCGTTGGCTGGCCGACCGGCGCGCTGGGGCCGACGGCCAGCTGCACGCAGTAGCGGTCGACGGCAAGACCCTGCGCGGAGCGGCCAGGGCCACGGGCCGCAAGATCCATCTGCTCGCCGCCTGCGACCATCTCCCCGGCCCGGTCCTGGCCCAACTCGACGTAGGCGAGAAGAACAACGAGATCCCCTGCTTCCAGCCTCTGCTGGAGACCCTCGCCGACCTGGCGGGCGTGGTCGTGACCAGCGACGCCATGCACACCCAGCGCGAGCACGCCAGCTACCTGCTTGGCCGAGGCGCGCACTACATCGTGATCGCGAAAGGGAACCAGAAGAAGCTCCACAAGCAGCTCAAATCCCTTCCCTGGAAGCAAATCCCGCTGCAGGGCCGTACCCGCGACACCGGCCACGGCCGCGGGGAGATCCGCCGCATCAAGGTGTGCACGGTGAACAGCCTGCTCTTTCCCGGCGCCCGCCAGGCCGTCCAGCTCAAGCGCCGCCGAGTGGACCGCAAGACCGGCAAGGTCAGCATCAAGACCGTCTACGCGGTCACCAGCCTCACTGCGGAACAGGCCACACCCGCTGGGCTCGCCCGGCTGATCCGCAACCACTGGAAGATCGAAGCCCTGCACCACATCCGAGACGTGACGCTCGCCGAGGACGCCTCCCAACTGCGAACCGGATCCGCACCCCGCGCCATGGCGACCTGGCGCAACCTCGCCATCGGCGCACTTCGCCTCGCCGGGAAAGGCAGCATCGCCGCCGGCCTCCGGCACAACAGCCGCGACGCCGGCCGACCGCTCGTCCTCCTCGGACTCACATGA